A genomic region of Thermodesulfobium narugense DSM 14796 contains the following coding sequences:
- the pckA gene encoding phosphoenolpyruvate carboxykinase (ATP): MSNFIPKNVRSIKKNLSVPELIEIAIKNGEGVLTSKGSLCVRTGKFTGRSPNDRFIVYDDISKDTVDWGKINLPLPEENYKIIKSKALAYMQNKDILEFSGCVGSDPDYQFNVRVFCEYAFSALFSKFLFINSENKITKNSFTMFVLPGFSVDPETDKTNSDAAIILNLKEKTIIISGSMYCGEIKKAIFTCMNYFLPEKEVLPMHCSANIGKNNDVALFFGLSGTGKTTLSNDPERRLIGDDEHGWSENGIFNFEGGCYAKCINLSRENEPIIYNSIKFGSLLENVILTKDRTPDYTDSSITENTRAAYPMKAVSIAHDKLYGPHPKCIVFLTADAFGVMPPVAKLSPQDARDYFLCGYTSKLAGTERGIIEPQATFSYCFGAPFMPRKPIEYASLLERKIKEQNVRIYLLNTGWIGGSFGIGKRIDIKTTRRIVKHIIEGTIENSKFIKDKYFGLTIPEYLEGIPAEILNPINSWENKDEYAKKALELAKKIESQIKKHKE; encoded by the coding sequence ATGTCAAACTTTATTCCAAAAAATGTTAGAAGTATCAAAAAAAACCTTAGCGTTCCAGAACTAATAGAAATAGCCATAAAGAATGGTGAGGGGGTATTAACCAGCAAGGGTTCTCTTTGTGTTAGAACGGGTAAGTTTACAGGAAGGTCGCCAAATGATAGATTTATAGTTTATGACGATATATCTAAAGATACTGTAGATTGGGGAAAAATAAACCTACCTCTACCAGAAGAAAACTACAAAATTATAAAGTCAAAAGCTTTAGCTTACATGCAAAATAAAGATATTTTAGAGTTTAGCGGCTGTGTAGGATCAGATCCAGATTATCAGTTTAACGTTCGCGTTTTTTGTGAATATGCATTTTCAGCCCTTTTTTCAAAATTTTTGTTTATAAACAGTGAAAACAAGATAACGAAAAATTCTTTCACAATGTTCGTCTTGCCAGGCTTTTCTGTAGACCCAGAAACAGACAAAACCAATTCCGACGCAGCAATAATTCTTAACCTAAAAGAAAAAACAATAATAATTTCTGGAAGTATGTATTGCGGTGAAATAAAAAAGGCAATATTTACTTGTATGAACTATTTTTTGCCAGAAAAAGAAGTTCTTCCAATGCATTGCAGCGCAAATATTGGGAAAAACAACGACGTAGCACTTTTTTTTGGACTTTCAGGCACAGGAAAAACTACCCTATCTAACGATCCAGAAAGAAGGTTAATCGGTGACGATGAACATGGATGGTCTGAAAACGGAATTTTCAATTTTGAAGGTGGTTGTTATGCAAAGTGCATTAACCTATCTCGTGAAAACGAACCTATAATCTACAACTCAATCAAATTTGGCAGTTTATTGGAAAACGTAATCCTTACCAAAGATAGAACTCCAGACTACACAGATTCGTCTATTACAGAAAATACAAGGGCTGCATATCCCATGAAAGCAGTCAGTATAGCTCACGATAAACTATATGGTCCACATCCAAAATGTATTGTTTTTCTCACAGCAGACGCTTTCGGTGTTATGCCGCCAGTTGCAAAATTAAGCCCCCAAGATGCTAGAGATTACTTCCTGTGCGGTTATACTAGCAAATTGGCTGGAACAGAAAGAGGAATAATTGAACCTCAAGCTACCTTTTCATATTGCTTTGGAGCTCCCTTTATGCCAAGAAAACCAATAGAGTATGCCTCACTTTTGGAAAGAAAAATAAAAGAGCAAAATGTGAGAATATACCTTTTGAATACTGGCTGGATTGGTGGATCGTTTGGCATTGGAAAAAGAATAGATATCAAAACCACAAGAAGAATAGTAAAACATATAATCGAAGGAACAATTGAAAACTCAAAATTTATAAAAGACAAATATTTTGGACTTACTATACCAGAATATCTCGAAGGTATCCCAGCAGAAATCTTAAATCCAATAAACTCTTGGGAAAACAAAGACGAATATGCAAAAAAGGCTCTTGAATTAGCCAAAAAGATTGAAAGTCAGATCAAAAAACACAAAGAATAG
- the xseA gene encoding exodeoxyribonuclease VII large subunit, translating into MNNNRFLTLYELNLLIQNVIKDNFESDILLTAEISRIVYNASGFVSIELIEKKDDQIIAKNRALIWNDKKFIIDVFETIVGEKLSEGMKILAKVKVLYHPSYGLTLNILNIDPSYTIGEMQLKKNNILSKLKNEGLLELNKALELSIAPQNIALISSESAAGYEDFIRHLIYNEKGYAFNVKLFPSVMQGKDVESSIIRSLDAIAEYRNFEVVVIVRGGGSVGELDCFNSYNLAKKIAKFPIPVLVGIGHDRDKTILDFVAYEGFKNPTAVAHFLINRVEDFENDLKDRLYKIFSLSSEKVDKETKIVERISIRIKEKALESLSVSKSSINYIGNRIFPDFLRRIGQEKRKNDKILFNIFSKLNEKVRNEYSFLQGKEYRLKNEAFAKLQENKNLVTNFEKEIRLKDPREILKRGFSITTLNGKTIKNYEDVKEGSNILTHFLNFDLFSTVERKVKTDE; encoded by the coding sequence ATGAACAATAATAGGTTCCTTACCTTATATGAACTTAATCTTTTGATACAAAACGTCATTAAAGATAATTTTGAGAGTGATATACTTTTGACTGCTGAAATATCAAGAATAGTTTATAATGCTAGCGGTTTTGTGAGTATTGAGTTAATAGAAAAAAAAGATGATCAAATAATTGCCAAAAATCGTGCTCTTATTTGGAATGATAAGAAATTTATAATAGATGTTTTTGAAACGATAGTGGGCGAGAAGCTTTCAGAGGGGATGAAGATTCTTGCGAAGGTAAAAGTTTTGTATCATCCATCCTATGGTTTGACTTTGAATATTTTAAACATAGATCCGTCATATACAATTGGTGAAATGCAATTAAAAAAGAATAATATACTAAGTAAACTTAAGAATGAAGGTTTGCTTGAGTTGAACAAAGCTCTTGAACTTTCAATTGCTCCCCAAAATATTGCGCTTATCTCATCTGAGAGTGCGGCTGGTTACGAAGACTTTATAAGACATCTTATTTATAACGAAAAGGGATATGCTTTTAACGTTAAGCTATTTCCATCTGTGATGCAGGGTAAGGATGTTGAAAGTTCAATAATAAGATCGTTGGATGCTATAGCAGAATACAGAAATTTTGAGGTGGTAGTTATTGTGAGAGGAGGAGGATCGGTAGGAGAGCTAGATTGTTTCAACAGTTATAATCTGGCAAAAAAGATTGCAAAATTTCCTATTCCAGTTCTTGTAGGAATCGGACACGACAGAGATAAAACAATTTTAGATTTTGTTGCCTATGAAGGATTTAAAAATCCTACTGCTGTAGCGCACTTTTTGATAAATAGGGTAGAAGACTTTGAAAACGATCTTAAAGACAGACTCTATAAGATATTTAGTTTGAGTTCTGAAAAAGTAGACAAAGAAACAAAAATAGTAGAAAGGATATCTATCAGAATCAAAGAAAAGGCACTTGAAAGTTTGAGCGTTTCAAAATCAAGTATTAACTATATAGGTAATAGAATTTTTCCTGACTTTTTGAGAAGAATTGGTCAAGAAAAAAGAAAGAACGACAAAATTCTTTTCAATATCTTTTCGAAACTAAATGAAAAAGTAAGAAATGAGTATTCATTTTTACAAGGAAAGGAATATAGGTTAAAGAACGAAGCTTTTGCAAAGCTTCAAGAAAATAAAAATTTGGTTACGAATTTTGAAAAGGAAATAAGGTTAAAGGATCCCAGAGAAATCTTGAAAAGAGGTTTTTCTATTACAACCCTAAATGGGAAAACAATTAAAAATTATGAGGATGTTAAAGAAGGCTCAAATATTTTGACGCATTTTTTAAACTTTGACCTTTTTAGTACAGTAGAAAGGAAGGTAAAAACCGATGAGTGA
- the xseB gene encoding exodeoxyribonuclease VII small subunit, whose translation MSEELSYKEALDELNSIIQKIESDEIDMDELSNIVKRALFLVNLCKSKLKKTEDELQGMFNELNS comes from the coding sequence ATGAGTGAAGAATTAAGTTATAAAGAAGCTTTAGATGAATTGAATTCTATTATTCAAAAGATTGAATCTGACGAGATTGATATGGATGAGCTCTCTAATATTGTGAAAAGGGCTTTGTTTTTAGTAAATCTTTGTAAAAGTAAGTTAAAAAAAACAGAAGATGAACTCCAAGGGATGTTCAACGAACTAAACTCCTGA
- a CDS encoding manganese-dependent inorganic pyrophosphatase — MSDVYVVGHKAPDTDSVCSAIVYAELKGYNSARAGELNDETKFVLNKFGFKEPELLENVEGKKLVLVDHNESSQRVCGEDSSMVIEIIDHHKFNFVNNTPIYILNEPLGSTCTILAKHYMDKIKDKPKLAGLLLSALLSDTVIFKSPTTTEEDKKIAQELAKIAGIDDINAFGIEIKKVQGSIIGKPIDSVVKKDYKDFDFGGKKVGIGQTEILDINEAYDRKNEIIKFIEELKNSGGYEMVAFAATDIMKEGSELFFAGDPGIIEKAFGKKPEGNSLWLPGVMSRKKQIAPPLEKAFKS; from the coding sequence ATGTCAGATGTTTATGTAGTTGGTCACAAGGCACCAGATACCGACAGCGTTTGCTCTGCTATTGTCTATGCTGAATTGAAGGGTTACAATAGCGCAAGAGCAGGTGAACTAAACGATGAGACAAAGTTTGTTTTAAACAAGTTTGGGTTTAAAGAACCTGAACTACTTGAAAACGTTGAAGGGAAAAAGCTTGTTTTAGTGGATCACAATGAATCTTCACAAAGGGTTTGTGGCGAAGATTCATCGATGGTTATAGAAATAATCGACCATCACAAGTTTAACTTTGTAAACAACACCCCAATTTACATCTTAAATGAACCTCTTGGTTCAACCTGTACAATTTTGGCCAAGCATTATATGGACAAGATCAAGGACAAACCTAAATTGGCAGGTCTTTTGTTGAGTGCACTTCTCTCCGATACTGTTATTTTTAAGTCGCCAACAACAACAGAAGAAGATAAAAAGATCGCTCAAGAGCTTGCAAAGATTGCTGGCATAGATGATATTAATGCTTTTGGTATAGAGATAAAGAAAGTGCAGGGCAGCATTATTGGCAAGCCAATTGATAGCGTAGTTAAGAAAGATTATAAAGACTTTGATTTTGGTGGGAAAAAGGTTGGCATTGGCCAGACTGAAATTCTTGATATCAATGAAGCTTATGATAGAAAGAATGAAATAATTAAGTTTATAGAAGAGTTAAAGAATTCTGGTGGATATGAAATGGTAGCCTTTGCTGCAACAGATATTATGAAAGAAGGATCGGAGCTATTCTTTGCTGGAGATCCAGGGATAATTGAAAAGGCTTTTGGAAAGAAACCAGAAGGGAATTCTTTGTGGCTTCCTGGAGTGATGTCAAGAAAGAAACAAATTGCACCACCTCTTGAAAAAGCTTTTAAATCCTAA
- a CDS encoding peptidyl-prolyl cis-trans isomerase, protein MFSIRKLFSIRKRKEISNLEQESPQNVKKGKRFGFGFLKNIKFWLGVLIVVLAVSGAYTLFEFQPVATVNGEPIRRYEYEKTLGDAVSYYEQYGINLYDPKEASFFLELKKQVLNHMIDNKIITQEAKKENIKITPSEVDARIDEIKKSFPSEKDFYEALAKQKISMGELRNIIEQQLTAEALFKKLTSNVTISEAEVKAYYEEHKKEFVQPEQIHLRHILVKTEQEANNIYEQLKQGKDFATLAKEYSIDTPTKDKGGDLGWISKASLVPDLAKAADELKDNEFSKPIKSPFGYHIIEKLGTRPSKELSFDEVKNTLTAQLLRNKQAQSLEKWFKEKKEQSKITPNPIVAPMDNPVITAWERFKFWLVSLLNKTREGKPIQGPQPTTNPSTNSQSEGQSSQGQQNSQK, encoded by the coding sequence TTGTTTTCAATCAGAAAATTGTTTTCGATTAGAAAAAGGAAAGAGATTAGCAATCTAGAACAAGAGAGCCCACAAAATGTGAAGAAAGGTAAAAGATTTGGGTTTGGTTTTCTAAAGAACATAAAATTTTGGCTAGGGGTGTTGATCGTTGTTTTGGCTGTTTCGGGTGCATATACCCTATTTGAATTTCAACCTGTTGCAACTGTTAATGGTGAGCCCATAAGAAGATATGAATATGAGAAGACTTTAGGCGATGCTGTTAGTTATTATGAGCAATATGGAATAAATCTTTATGATCCGAAGGAGGCTTCTTTTTTCCTTGAGTTAAAAAAGCAAGTATTAAATCATATGATAGATAATAAGATAATTACTCAAGAGGCTAAAAAGGAAAATATAAAAATCACTCCTTCTGAAGTAGATGCAAGAATTGATGAAATAAAAAAGAGTTTTCCTTCAGAGAAAGACTTTTATGAGGCTTTAGCTAAACAAAAAATATCAATGGGCGAGCTGAGAAATATCATTGAGCAACAACTGACTGCTGAAGCACTCTTTAAGAAATTAACTTCTAATGTTACCATATCAGAAGCTGAGGTAAAGGCTTATTATGAAGAACACAAAAAGGAATTTGTACAGCCTGAACAGATACACTTGAGACATATTTTAGTCAAAACCGAACAAGAAGCTAATAATATTTATGAGCAACTTAAGCAGGGTAAAGATTTTGCTACTCTTGCAAAAGAGTATTCAATTGATACACCTACAAAAGATAAGGGAGGAGACCTTGGCTGGATATCAAAAGCAAGTCTAGTTCCGGATTTAGCTAAGGCAGCAGATGAACTCAAGGATAACGAATTCTCTAAACCAATAAAAAGTCCTTTTGGGTATCATATAATTGAGAAGCTGGGTACCAGACCATCAAAGGAGCTCTCATTTGATGAGGTTAAGAACACATTAACTGCTCAACTTCTCAGAAATAAACAGGCTCAAAGTTTGGAAAAGTGGTTTAAGGAAAAGAAAGAGCAATCAAAGATTACCCCTAATCCAATAGTTGCACCTATGGATAACCCAGTGATAACAGCATGGGAGAGGTTTAAGTTTTGGTTGGTTTCTTTGTTGAACAAGACAAGAGAGGGAAAACCAATTCAGGGGCCGCAGCCAACAACGAATCCTAGCACGAATTCTCAAAGTGAAGGTCAAAGCTCTCAGGGTCAACAAAACTCCCAAAAATAA
- the mazG gene encoding nucleoside triphosphate pyrophosphohydrolase gives MDDFLSKERYNFSDLIEIVKILRSDKGCPWDKKQTHESIKSNLIEEAYEVIDAIDKKNMSSLKEELGDLLLQVVFHSQMEAERNVFDINDVIDYLVKKLIYRHPHVFGDVCVKDSEEVLKRWENLKLKSKNNTGEESIFSGFTTALPALILAYKAQRKAKNVGFDWDSHEGIVEKIKEEIDEFKNAVNSNNRDKMIDEMGDILFSVVNLARFFDIYPEDALRLSTLKFIKRFALMERIIRDDNLKISDLNIEKLDFYWEKAKKFETR, from the coding sequence ATGGATGATTTTTTGTCGAAAGAGCGTTATAACTTTTCTGATCTGATCGAGATTGTAAAAATTCTTCGATCGGATAAGGGGTGTCCCTGGGACAAAAAGCAAACGCACGAAAGCATAAAATCGAACTTGATTGAAGAAGCCTATGAAGTAATAGATGCGATTGACAAAAAAAATATGTCTTCCTTAAAAGAAGAACTAGGGGATTTGCTTTTGCAAGTGGTTTTTCACTCGCAGATGGAGGCTGAAAGAAATGTTTTTGACATTAATGACGTTATAGACTACTTAGTAAAGAAATTAATTTACAGACATCCTCATGTTTTTGGGGATGTCTGTGTTAAAGATTCTGAAGAAGTGTTAAAAAGATGGGAAAATTTGAAACTAAAGTCTAAGAATAATACTGGTGAGGAAAGCATTTTTTCGGGCTTTACTACGGCTCTTCCAGCTCTTATACTGGCTTACAAGGCCCAAAGAAAAGCTAAAAATGTTGGCTTTGATTGGGACAGCCATGAGGGCATAGTTGAAAAAATTAAAGAAGAGATTGATGAATTTAAAAATGCTGTAAATTCTAATAATAGAGATAAAATGATAGATGAGATGGGAGATATTCTCTTTAGCGTGGTAAATTTGGCTAGGTTTTTTGATATATATCCAGAAGATGCATTGAGACTTTCAACTTTGAAGTTTATAAAAAGATTTGCTTTAATGGAAAGGATTATTAGAGACGATAATTTGAAGATTTCGGATCTCAACATTGAAAAACTAGATTTTTACTGGGAAAAAGCAAAAAAATTTGAGACTAGATAA
- a CDS encoding S4 domain-containing protein, whose protein sequence is MRLDKWLKVTGLIKRRAIAKEMCESGFVLVNGRIGKPDYSVRVGDKIEIVSPKLVTVIVEDELPKRGFGYKIST, encoded by the coding sequence TTGAGACTAGATAAGTGGCTTAAGGTAACAGGTTTGATAAAGAGAAGAGCAATAGCTAAAGAAATGTGCGAATCTGGATTTGTTCTGGTTAATGGAAGGATTGGAAAGCCAGATTATAGCGTAAGGGTAGGAGATAAAATTGAAATTGTTTCCCCAAAGTTAGTAACTGTAATTGTTGAGGATGAATTACCGAAAAGAGGTTTCGGATACAAGATTTCGACCTAG
- a CDS encoding S1 RNA-binding domain-containing protein: MVHIMPGEFYEGVVIGTAKFGAFVELPSGEVGLVHISEVSDDYVKDVDTVIKKGDKIRVKVLSIKNDGKIELSIKQAAISFEDKMNIFKKQSEERLLDLKRSLESKRKGKRQK, encoded by the coding sequence ATGGTTCACATCATGCCCGGGGAATTTTATGAGGGTGTAGTAATTGGAACGGCAAAATTTGGAGCTTTTGTTGAACTTCCTTCTGGCGAAGTAGGTCTTGTGCACATTTCAGAGGTGTCAGATGATTATGTAAAAGATGTCGATACGGTAATAAAAAAAGGTGACAAAATAAGGGTAAAGGTATTATCTATCAAAAATGATGGCAAAATTGAACTTTCGATCAAACAGGCTGCAATAAGTTTTGAAGACAAAATGAATATCTTTAAAAAGCAAAGTGAAGAGAGACTTCTTGATTTGAAAAGAAGTTTAGAATCAAAACGAAAAGGAAAAAGGCAAAAATAG
- a CDS encoding argininosuccinate synthase: MKKKVVLAYSGGLDTSVAIKWLQEKYDSEVITLTVDIGQGEEIEPIVEKARNVGAIKAIALDLRREFLTDYAFKALRANCTYEYNYHLSAALSRPLIASYLVKLAKENNASAVSHGCTAKGNDQVRFDLTIKTLKEDLAIWAPMREWVMTREEEIDYAQRNNIPVPVGKKSPFSIDLNLWGRSIEAGPIEDIEKEPPEEAFQLVVSPEKAPDRPEYVEIEFENNVPVGLNSNRMNPEDLVERLNKIAGSHGVGRSDMVENRLVGIKTREVYEAPAATVLVKAHRDLESLVLPRDLFHFKSLIDEKYSCLIYDGLWFSPLKKALDSFIDSFSERVTGKVKIKLFKGNLTVVGRSSPFSMYQHDLATYGQNDSFLHNSAVGFIDIFSLPNRVYHRVGHGKKF, translated from the coding sequence GTGAAGAAAAAAGTAGTATTGGCTTACTCTGGTGGATTGGACACATCTGTAGCTATAAAGTGGCTGCAGGAAAAATACGATTCTGAAGTTATAACCCTCACAGTGGATATCGGGCAGGGTGAGGAAATTGAACCAATTGTTGAAAAGGCAAGAAATGTTGGTGCTATAAAAGCAATTGCTTTAGATTTAAGGCGCGAGTTTTTAACTGATTATGCGTTTAAGGCACTTAGAGCTAATTGTACCTATGAATACAATTATCATCTTTCTGCGGCTCTCTCCAGACCGCTGATCGCATCATACCTTGTAAAGCTCGCTAAGGAAAACAATGCCTCTGCAGTATCCCATGGATGTACTGCTAAGGGAAACGATCAGGTAAGATTCGATTTGACAATAAAAACCCTTAAAGAAGACCTTGCGATATGGGCGCCAATGAGAGAATGGGTTATGACAAGAGAAGAAGAAATTGATTATGCTCAAAGAAATAATATTCCAGTACCAGTTGGCAAAAAAAGTCCCTTTTCTATTGATTTGAATCTGTGGGGCAGGAGTATAGAAGCTGGTCCAATAGAAGATATTGAAAAGGAACCTCCTGAAGAAGCGTTTCAATTAGTCGTATCTCCTGAAAAGGCACCTGATAGACCAGAATACGTTGAAATTGAGTTTGAAAACAATGTTCCAGTAGGACTCAACTCTAATAGGATGAACCCAGAAGATCTTGTAGAAAGACTTAATAAGATTGCAGGTTCTCATGGGGTTGGTCGTTCTGATATGGTTGAAAATAGATTGGTGGGCATAAAAACAAGAGAAGTTTATGAAGCTCCTGCAGCTACAGTTTTGGTAAAGGCGCACAGAGATCTGGAATCCCTTGTTTTGCCAAGGGACTTGTTTCACTTTAAATCTTTAATTGATGAAAAATATTCTTGTTTGATATATGATGGCCTTTGGTTTTCGCCTTTAAAGAAAGCTCTTGACTCTTTTATAGACTCTTTTAGCGAAAGAGTAACAGGCAAGGTAAAAATAAAACTCTTTAAAGGGAATTTGACTGTGGTTGGAAGAAGCTCGCCTTTTAGTATGTATCAACATGATCTGGCAACTTATGGTCAAAACGACTCATTTTTACACAACAGCGCAGTAGGCTTTATAGACATATTTAGTTTGCCAAACAGGGTTTATCATAGGGTAGGACATGGGAAAAAGTTTTAG
- the argH gene encoding argininosuccinate lyase, with product MGKSFRAWQGRLPDTKRELIEFSSSLELDRRFFLQDSCLNSVYSEELSLIGLISKEELKVIKSGIKDLVKAYLNNDVEFSSLDEDIHMAIERLLSERIGEVAFKMHAGKSRNDQVITDFKMFLRIEILNILTKLNNLFDSLLEISQKYEDVIMPAYTHTQQAQPIIFSHWVFAHLYGLFECVKKLIEVYESCKMLPLGSAAIAGSAFNLDRFRLAKKLGFEAPTFNSMETISSRDFALDFLYVLTMISIKLSSFSQDLITFSTSEYGFVSLPDEFCTGSSIMPQKKNPDFLELIRGRSSIVIGNLISLLALMKGLSIGYHRDLQEDKTVVFSSLDIVSSILTLLPEFVLKISLNFGKIKQSLNQGLLATDIADYLAKNGVPFREAHSRVGSLVRLAEEKGVNIFELDFEDVKKVLKDIDPDVYKKFDFVSSVNARNIYGGTSNSSVKCQRDQFIEIKKDFNSFIETQKKKEAYIYLQAIDANPFDF from the coding sequence ATGGGAAAAAGTTTTAGAGCCTGGCAGGGAAGACTTCCTGATACTAAAAGAGAACTTATAGAGTTTAGTTCTTCTTTAGAACTCGATAGGAGATTTTTTTTACAGGATTCATGTTTGAACTCTGTGTACTCGGAAGAGCTCTCTTTGATAGGACTTATTTCTAAAGAGGAGCTTAAAGTTATAAAGTCTGGCATTAAAGATCTTGTCAAGGCTTATTTGAATAACGATGTTGAATTTTCCAGTCTGGATGAAGATATTCACATGGCTATAGAAAGACTGCTTTCTGAAAGAATTGGCGAGGTTGCTTTTAAGATGCATGCAGGAAAAAGCAGGAACGATCAAGTTATAACAGACTTTAAGATGTTTTTAAGAATTGAAATTCTAAACATCTTAACTAAGCTAAACAATCTCTTTGATTCGCTCCTTGAGATTTCTCAAAAATATGAAGATGTAATAATGCCAGCATATACTCATACTCAACAAGCTCAACCAATTATTTTTTCTCACTGGGTCTTTGCCCATCTATACGGCTTATTTGAGTGTGTGAAAAAATTAATAGAAGTTTATGAATCTTGTAAGATGTTACCCTTAGGTTCAGCAGCTATTGCTGGGAGCGCATTCAATCTGGATAGGTTCAGACTTGCAAAAAAGCTTGGCTTTGAAGCGCCAACTTTTAACAGTATGGAAACGATTTCATCCAGGGACTTTGCGCTTGATTTCCTTTATGTTTTGACAATGATTTCAATTAAGCTTTCTTCTTTCTCACAAGATCTTATTACTTTTTCTACTTCAGAATATGGTTTTGTAAGCTTGCCTGATGAATTTTGTACAGGTTCATCAATAATGCCACAGAAAAAAAATCCTGATTTTCTCGAACTTATAAGGGGAAGGAGTTCAATAGTTATTGGAAATCTTATTTCGCTTTTAGCGCTTATGAAAGGGCTTTCAATAGGATACCACAGAGATCTTCAAGAAGATAAAACTGTTGTATTTAGCTCACTAGATATTGTTTCTTCTATTCTTACACTTTTGCCTGAGTTTGTTTTAAAAATAAGTTTAAACTTTGGAAAAATAAAACAAAGCCTTAACCAGGGTTTGCTTGCTACAGATATTGCTGATTATCTTGCTAAAAATGGTGTTCCATTCAGAGAAGCCCACTCTAGAGTAGGATCTCTTGTTAGGTTAGCTGAGGAGAAAGGCGTTAATATTTTTGAGCTGGATTTTGAGGACGTCAAGAAAGTTCTTAAAGATATTGATCCTGACGTATACAAAAAATTTGATTTTGTATCCTCAGTAAATGCAAGGAACATTTATGGAGGTACATCAAATAGTTCTGTGAAGTGTCAGAGGGATCAGTTTATTGAAATAAAGAAAGATTTTAATTCTTTTATTGAAACCCAAAAGAAAAAAGAGGCTTATATTTATCTTCAAGCTATCGATGCGAACCCTTTTGATTTCTGA
- a CDS encoding DUF1385 domain-containing protein has product MRTLLISDLRPVYKKINFVSQFDTVGRLILFFRTHGCEIFLTYTNDGYWAISNEDVIGFGWDDLVSELLLRKSISPLMFVSESDSIDKFFQLSLKYKRPVVVLGHGNIPVGILYYQDVMAFLNGYPMPTRVSGISTPFGIFFSNSLARGGISDIKLFLTGSLFSFFAIIMFLAGDFFYEILKYIFVDFDPYTVSLLSIVLPLIIFLFLIKFTGLSKLHGAEHKVAHAIESGDILSSHSVGFYSRVHKRCGTNLLILLLLLQVMVIYINPILACVIALFAWRALGNKIQFYITTSEPGEKEINNALFAGRDFMKNYFDVVVNNVKVSSFRKIYNSGIFQILSGYFFVIFVINFLAWSLLWLGILPRDYYQLLRLFL; this is encoded by the coding sequence ATGCGAACCCTTTTGATTTCTGATTTAAGGCCTGTCTACAAGAAAATCAATTTTGTTTCGCAGTTTGATACTGTAGGCAGGCTTATATTGTTCTTTAGAACTCACGGTTGTGAAATCTTTTTGACGTATACAAACGATGGTTACTGGGCAATATCGAATGAAGACGTTATTGGCTTTGGATGGGACGATTTGGTTAGCGAACTTTTGCTTAGAAAAAGTATATCACCTTTGATGTTTGTTTCTGAAAGCGATTCTATAGATAAATTTTTTCAGTTGTCTCTAAAATATAAAAGACCTGTTGTTGTGTTAGGTCACGGAAACATTCCTGTAGGAATATTGTATTATCAGGATGTAATGGCCTTTTTAAACGGTTATCCTATGCCGACAAGGGTGTCTGGGATATCTACCCCGTTTGGGATTTTTTTCTCAAACTCTCTTGCAAGAGGTGGAATAAGCGATATAAAACTGTTTCTTACTGGAAGTCTCTTTTCTTTCTTTGCAATTATAATGTTTTTAGCAGGCGACTTTTTCTATGAAATATTAAAATATATTTTTGTAGATTTTGATCCCTATACAGTTTCACTTCTTTCTATAGTTTTACCCCTTATAATTTTTTTGTTTTTAATAAAATTTACTGGGCTATCAAAGTTACATGGTGCAGAGCATAAAGTTGCACATGCTATTGAATCTGGTGACATTCTTTCTAGTCATTCGGTAGGTTTTTATTCAAGAGTTCATAAAAGGTGTGGCACAAACTTATTAATATTATTACTTCTTTTACAGGTAATGGTTATTTATATTAATCCGATCCTGGCTTGTGTTATTGCACTTTTTGCCTGGAGGGCTTTGGGCAATAAGATCCAATTTTATATCACTACTTCAGAACCAGGTGAGAAGGAAATAAACAATGCACTTTTTGCTGGTAGAGACTTTATGAAAAATTATTTTGATGTTGTTGTAAATAATGTTAAGGTCAGCTCTTTTAGGAAAATATATAATTCAGGAATATTTCAAATATTGAGTGGTTACTTTTTTGTAATTTTTGTAATTAATTTTCTTGCGTGGAGCCTGTTATGGCTTGGTATATTGCCAAGAGATTATTATCAACTATTGCGCTTGTTTTTATAA